A genomic window from Pantoea alhagi includes:
- the prmC gene encoding peptide chain release factor N(5)-glutamine methyltransferase, whose product MDIRSWLKAACATLCGGDSPKRDAEVLLSFVTGKSRSWLMAFDETPLDAVQLAQLNALIARRARGEPIAHLTGEREFWSLPLTVSPVTLIPRPDTEILVEQALARLPDCAVDILDLGTGTGAVALAIASERPDCRITGVDQVADAVALAQHNAQKLQIANVTFLLSDWFSALNDQKFALIVSNPPYIDAADVHLQQGDVRFEPLSALVAQEQGLADIRHIAQAARHYLLPGGAIMLEHGWQQGEAVRTILSAQDYQDVKTCQDYAGHDRVTIANY is encoded by the coding sequence ATGGATATTCGCAGTTGGTTAAAAGCCGCTTGCGCCACGCTGTGCGGCGGCGACAGTCCGAAACGCGATGCCGAAGTGCTGCTCTCTTTTGTCACGGGAAAATCGCGCAGCTGGCTGATGGCGTTTGATGAGACGCCGCTGGATGCGGTGCAGCTGGCGCAGCTCAATGCCCTGATCGCCCGGCGAGCCCGTGGCGAGCCGATTGCGCATCTCACCGGTGAGCGCGAGTTCTGGTCGCTGCCGCTTACCGTTTCGCCGGTCACCTTAATTCCCCGTCCCGATACTGAAATTCTGGTGGAGCAGGCGCTGGCGCGTCTGCCTGATTGCGCCGTGGATATTCTCGATCTCGGCACCGGCACCGGCGCGGTGGCGCTGGCCATCGCCAGCGAGCGGCCCGATTGCCGGATTACTGGCGTCGATCAGGTGGCGGATGCGGTGGCGCTGGCGCAGCACAATGCGCAAAAGCTGCAGATCGCCAACGTCACCTTTTTGCTCAGCGACTGGTTTAGCGCGCTGAACGATCAAAAGTTTGCGCTGATTGTCAGCAATCCCCCCTATATTGATGCCGCCGATGTGCACTTACAGCAGGGCGATGTGCGCTTTGAGCCGCTCAGCGCACTGGTGGCGCAAGAGCAGGGGCTGGCCGATATCCGACATATTGCCCAGGCGGCACGGCATTATCTGCTGCCGGGCGGGGCGATAATGCTGGAGCATGGCTGGCAACAGGGGGAGGCAGTGCGTACTATCCTCTCTGCCCAGGATTATCAGGACGTAAAAACCTGCCAGGACTATGCGGGTCACGATCGTGTAACGATCGCCAATTATTAA
- the prfA gene encoding peptide chain release factor 1: MKTSIVAKLEALQERHEEVEAMLGDASVIAEQERFRALSREYAQLTDVSQCFRQWQQVQEDIATAEQMLSDAEMRDMAMDELKIARAQSEELEQQLQVLLLPKDPDDERDCFVEIRAGAGGDEAAIFAGDLFRMYSRFAESRRWRVEVISANEGEHGGYKEMIARVSGEGAYGRLKFESGGHRVQRVPETESQGRIHTSACTVAVMPELPEAELPDINPSDLKIDTFRSSGAGGQHVNTTDSAIRITHLPTGIVVECQDERSQHKNKAKALSVLGARIHAAEMARRHEQEASTRRNLLGSGDRSDRIRTYNFPQGRVTDHRINLTIYRLDEVMEGKLDSLIEPIVQEHQADQLAALAGQD; the protein is encoded by the coding sequence ATGAAGACTTCTATTGTTGCCAAACTGGAAGCCTTGCAGGAGCGCCACGAAGAAGTGGAAGCGATGCTTGGCGATGCCAGCGTCATCGCCGAGCAGGAGCGTTTCCGTGCGCTGTCACGCGAATATGCCCAGCTTACCGACGTCAGCCAATGCTTCCGTCAGTGGCAGCAGGTGCAGGAAGATATCGCCACCGCCGAGCAGATGCTTAGCGACGCGGAAATGCGCGACATGGCAATGGACGAACTGAAAATCGCCCGCGCGCAGAGCGAAGAGCTGGAACAACAGCTGCAGGTGCTGCTGTTACCGAAAGATCCCGACGACGAGCGCGATTGCTTTGTGGAAATACGCGCAGGCGCGGGCGGTGACGAAGCCGCTATTTTTGCCGGCGATCTGTTCCGTATGTATAGCCGCTTCGCGGAATCGCGGCGCTGGCGCGTTGAGGTGATCAGCGCAAACGAAGGCGAACATGGCGGTTATAAAGAGATGATCGCGCGCGTTAGCGGCGAAGGCGCTTACGGCCGACTGAAGTTTGAGTCGGGCGGTCATCGCGTGCAGCGCGTGCCGGAAACCGAATCTCAGGGCCGTATTCACACCTCCGCCTGTACCGTTGCGGTGATGCCGGAGCTGCCGGAAGCGGAGCTGCCCGATATTAATCCGTCCGATTTAAAAATTGATACTTTCCGCTCGTCGGGCGCGGGTGGTCAGCACGTTAACACCACCGATTCGGCTATCCGTATCACCCACTTGCCTACCGGCATTGTGGTGGAGTGTCAGGACGAACGCTCCCAACATAAAAACAAGGCCAAGGCGCTATCGGTACTGGGCGCGCGTATTCATGCGGCGGAAATGGCCCGCCGTCACGAGCAGGAAGCCTCCACGCGTCGCAATTTGTTAGGCAGCGGCGACCGCTCCGATCGTATCCGTACCTATAACTTCCCGCAGGGTCGTGTGACCGACCATCGTATCAACCTGACGATCTACCGCCTGGATGAGGTGATGGAAGGTAAGCTTGACAGTCTGATCGAACCGATTGTGCAGGAGCATCAGGCGGATCAGCTGGCTGCGCTTGCCGGGCAGGATTAA
- the hemA gene encoding glutamyl-tRNA reductase yields the protein MTLLALGINHKTAPVALRERVTFSPDTLDEALNSLLAQPMVQGGVVLSTCNRTELYLSVEQQENLHERLVQWLCEYHNLREDEVRKSLYWHHDNEAVSHLMRVASGLDSLVLGEPQILGQVKKAFADSQRGHSLSSELERMFQKTFSVAKRVRTETDIGASAVSVAFAACTLARQIFESLSTVNVLLVGAGETIELAARHLREHHVKKLMIANRTRERAQLLADEVGAEVIGLADIDSRLAEADIIISSTASPLPIIGRGMVERALKARRNQPMLLVDIAVPRDVEPEVGKLANAYLYSVDDLQAIIENNMAQRKAAAVQAETIVAQESSEFMAWLRAQSAVETIRDYREQAAQIRAELEAKALAALQQGADAQEVLHDLAHKLTNRLIHAPTKSLQQAARDGDGERLQILRDSLGLD from the coding sequence ATGACGCTGCTGGCCCTCGGAATAAATCATAAAACGGCACCTGTTGCCTTACGCGAAAGAGTTACCTTCTCGCCGGATACGCTGGATGAGGCTTTAAACAGCCTGCTGGCGCAGCCGATGGTGCAGGGGGGCGTTGTGCTGTCTACCTGTAACCGCACAGAACTCTATCTTAGCGTAGAGCAGCAGGAAAACCTGCATGAACGTCTGGTGCAGTGGTTGTGTGAATATCATAACCTGCGTGAAGACGAAGTGCGCAAAAGCCTCTACTGGCATCATGACAATGAGGCGGTCAGCCATCTGATGCGCGTCGCCAGCGGGCTGGACTCGCTGGTGCTTGGCGAACCCCAGATCCTTGGTCAGGTGAAAAAAGCCTTTGCTGACTCTCAGCGCGGCCATTCGCTCTCCAGCGAACTGGAGCGCATGTTTCAGAAAACATTCTCTGTTGCCAAACGGGTGCGCACCGAAACCGATATCGGCGCCAGCGCCGTCTCTGTTGCCTTTGCCGCCTGTACCCTGGCTCGCCAGATCTTTGAATCGCTCTCTACGGTTAACGTATTGTTGGTCGGCGCGGGCGAAACCATCGAGCTGGCGGCGCGTCATTTGCGCGAACACCATGTAAAAAAACTGATGATCGCCAACCGTACCCGTGAGCGCGCCCAGCTGCTGGCGGATGAGGTTGGCGCAGAAGTGATTGGCCTGGCGGATATCGATAGCCGTCTGGCGGAAGCGGATATTATTATCAGCTCCACCGCCAGCCCACTGCCGATTATCGGTCGCGGTATGGTCGAGCGGGCGCTGAAGGCGCGCCGCAATCAGCCGATGCTGCTGGTGGATATCGCCGTACCGCGCGATGTCGAGCCGGAAGTCGGCAAGCTCGCGAATGCTTATCTTTACAGCGTCGATGACCTGCAGGCGATTATTGAAAATAATATGGCCCAGCGTAAGGCGGCGGCCGTACAGGCTGAAACCATCGTCGCGCAGGAAAGCAGTGAATTTATGGCCTGGCTGCGCGCGCAAAGCGCGGTTGAGACCATTCGCGATTATCGTGAACAGGCGGCGCAGATACGCGCTGAGCTGGAAGCGAAAGCGCTGGCCGCGTTGCAGCAGGGCGCGGATGCGCAGGAAGTGCTGCACGACCTGGCCCATAAGCTAACCAACCGGTTGATTCACGCCCCTACTAAATCCCTGCAGCAGGCTGCACGCGACGGCGATGGCGAACGCCTGCAGATCCTGCGTGACAGCCTCGGGCTGGACTAG
- the lolB gene encoding lipoprotein insertase outer membrane protein LolB gives MFTRRSLRLLPLASVLLAACTINKPQGPGQSPTSLQWQQHQQAVQKITQYQTRGAFAWLSDQQKVYARFNWQQTASDRYRLLLTNPLGSTELQLDAQGSTVQLVDNKGKRYVSNDAEKMISQLTGMDIPLANLRQWMLGLPGDATDFTLDDQYQLRTLSYSRNGQQWDVTIQGYDHKVNPALPASIELKQGDKRIKLRMDSWTVQ, from the coding sequence CTGTTTACCCGCCGCTCGTTGCGGCTGCTTCCCCTTGCCAGCGTATTGCTGGCGGCCTGTACCATCAATAAACCTCAAGGCCCCGGTCAAAGTCCTACCTCATTGCAGTGGCAGCAACATCAGCAGGCAGTACAAAAAATCACCCAGTATCAAACGCGCGGCGCTTTTGCCTGGCTTTCTGACCAGCAAAAGGTTTATGCACGCTTTAACTGGCAGCAAACCGCCTCTGACCGCTATCGTCTGTTGCTGACTAACCCGCTCGGTAGCACCGAACTGCAGCTGGATGCGCAGGGCTCAACGGTGCAGTTAGTGGATAACAAAGGCAAACGCTACGTCAGCAACGATGCTGAAAAAATGATCTCACAGCTGACCGGCATGGATATCCCGCTGGCGAACCTGCGTCAGTGGATGCTTGGCCTGCCGGGCGATGCCACCGATTTCACCCTGGACGATCAATATCAACTGCGCACGCTGAGCTACAGCCGCAACGGGCAGCAGTGGGACGTTACCATTCAGGGCTATGACCACAAGGTTAACCCGGCGTTGCCTGCCAGCATTGAGCTAAAACAAGGCGATAAACGTATTAAACTGCGCATGGATAGCTGGACTGTACAATGA
- the ispE gene encoding 4-(cytidine 5'-diphospho)-2-C-methyl-D-erythritol kinase — translation MITTWPAPAKLNLFLYITGRRPDGYHNLQTLFQFLDYGDSLRITPQPHGEIRLLTPVPGVAHEDNLIVRAARLLMRAAADRGTLPAQAGADIAIDKRLPMGGGLGGGSSNAATVLVALNHLWNTGLENETLCALGLQLGADVPVFVRGHAAFAEGVGEALQPAAPAEKWYLVAHPGVAVPTPLVFNDPELMRNSPVRSFDALLQAPFSNDCEAVVRKRFREVDALVSWLLEYAPSRLTGTGACVFAEFDTESAARQVLELAPNWMQGFVAQGVNLSPLHRILSGHLA, via the coding sequence ATGATTACCACCTGGCCCGCCCCGGCGAAGCTAAACCTGTTTCTCTATATCACTGGCCGTCGACCTGACGGCTACCATAATCTGCAGACGCTGTTTCAGTTTCTTGATTATGGCGACAGCCTGCGGATCACACCACAGCCCCACGGCGAGATCCGTTTATTAACACCGGTTCCCGGCGTGGCGCATGAAGATAACCTGATTGTGCGCGCCGCCCGACTGTTGATGCGCGCCGCTGCCGATCGCGGCACGCTACCGGCTCAGGCTGGTGCAGATATCGCTATCGACAAGCGTTTGCCAATGGGCGGCGGGCTGGGTGGCGGTTCTTCCAATGCCGCGACGGTGCTGGTGGCGCTTAATCACCTGTGGAATACCGGGCTGGAAAACGAAACGCTTTGCGCACTGGGACTACAGCTAGGTGCCGATGTTCCGGTTTTTGTGCGCGGTCATGCCGCCTTTGCCGAAGGGGTGGGCGAAGCGTTACAGCCTGCCGCACCGGCGGAAAAATGGTATCTGGTGGCGCATCCTGGCGTTGCCGTTCCTACGCCGCTGGTGTTTAACGATCCTGAACTGATGCGTAATTCACCGGTACGCTCATTTGATGCGCTGTTACAGGCTCCTTTCAGCAATGATTGTGAGGCAGTCGTAAGAAAACGTTTTCGCGAGGTTGATGCGCTTGTTTCCTGGCTGCTAGAATACGCGCCGTCGCGCCTGACAGGAACCGGCGCTTGTGTGTTTGCAGAATTTGACACCGAGTCCGCAGCCCGTCAGGTGCTTGAGCTGGCCCCGAACTGGATGCAGGGATTCGTGGCGCAAGGCGTAAACCTTTCGCCTCTTCACCGCATTCTTTCAGGGCACCTGGCGTGA
- the prs gene encoding ribose-phosphate diphosphokinase, whose product MPDMKLFAGNATPELAQRIANRLYTSLGDAAVGRFSDGEVSVQINENVRGGDIFIIQSTCAPTNDNLMELVVMVDALRRASAGRITAVIPYFGYARQDRRVRSARVPITAKVVADFLSSVGVDRVLTVDLHAEQIQGFFDVPVDNVFGSPILLEDMLQIGLENPIVVSPDIGGVVRARAIAKLLNDTDMAIIDKRRPRANVSQVMHIIGDVAGRDCVLVDDMIDTGGTLCKAAEALKERGAKRVFAYATHPIFSGNAAENLRHSVIDEVVVCDTIPLADEIKALPIVRTLTLSGMLAEAIRRISNEESISAMFEH is encoded by the coding sequence GTGCCTGATATGAAGCTTTTTGCTGGTAACGCCACCCCGGAACTAGCACAACGTATTGCCAACCGCCTTTACACCAGCCTGGGCGACGCCGCCGTCGGTCGTTTCAGTGATGGTGAAGTGAGCGTACAAATCAACGAAAATGTACGCGGTGGCGATATTTTCATCATCCAGTCCACCTGTGCCCCTACCAATGACAACCTGATGGAGCTGGTTGTAATGGTAGACGCGCTGCGTCGCGCTTCTGCTGGTCGTATTACCGCTGTAATCCCCTACTTTGGCTATGCTCGTCAGGACCGTCGCGTTCGTTCAGCGCGCGTGCCAATTACTGCTAAAGTGGTTGCGGACTTCCTTTCCAGCGTCGGCGTTGACCGTGTGCTGACAGTGGACCTGCACGCAGAACAGATCCAGGGCTTCTTCGACGTTCCGGTTGATAACGTATTCGGTAGCCCGATTTTACTGGAGGATATGCTGCAGATTGGTCTGGAGAATCCGATTGTGGTGTCCCCGGATATCGGCGGCGTCGTTCGCGCCCGTGCCATCGCCAAGCTGCTTAACGATACCGATATGGCCATTATTGATAAACGTCGTCCGCGCGCTAACGTTTCTCAGGTTATGCATATTATTGGTGACGTGGCAGGCCGCGACTGCGTACTGGTTGACGATATGATCGATACCGGCGGCACGCTGTGCAAAGCGGCTGAAGCGCTGAAAGAGCGCGGTGCCAAACGTGTTTTCGCCTATGCAACGCATCCGATCTTCTCGGGTAACGCGGCGGAAAACCTGCGTCACTCAGTGATCGATGAAGTCGTGGTTTGCGATACTATCCCACTGGCCGACGAGATCAAGGCGCTGCCTATTGTACGTACCCTGACCCTTTCAGGCATGCTGGCTGAAGCGATTCGCCGCATCAGCAATGAAGAGTCTATCTCTGCGATGTTTGAACACTGA
- a CDS encoding sensor domain-containing diguanylate cyclase, giving the protein MALDVYTLFICELYVLGFLSIIMIFAWSGAQYDRVLGFTTMAIIAMMVSVWLGSLRNHGLLFLPVAIGNTLVMLAYGMWLNAFRVFAGFRPGISWLFGALLWALLCCFPSFYCSIPKRIMVSCLLCISYTVALIIMLVRSRACLQITFWPAQLLLCFHLVFHLSRMCFDSGSSAHNAMGHSPFSSYVILESTLFVIGLTFTILAMVNERTQIRYKQASLRDPLTSVWNRRALFAQAGLAEKKSMQKQLPLVAMVFDLDHFKSINDRYGHNQGDRVLLDFCRVVEKVLPAECTFSRLGGEEFAALFVGDVEKVRSLCEEIRLLAMVSRPDNIEYTVSIGIAAGNTHSFSSLMMMADKALYEAKAGGRNRIEIKTTAPQSATLVNLNL; this is encoded by the coding sequence ATGGCACTTGATGTCTACACACTGTTTATCTGTGAACTCTATGTGCTGGGCTTTCTGAGCATAATTATGATTTTTGCCTGGAGCGGCGCGCAGTACGACCGCGTGCTGGGCTTCACCACCATGGCAATTATCGCCATGATGGTCTCGGTATGGCTGGGCAGCCTGCGCAATCACGGCCTTCTGTTCCTGCCGGTGGCGATCGGCAACACGTTAGTGATGCTGGCCTATGGCATGTGGCTGAACGCCTTTCGCGTGTTTGCCGGGTTTCGCCCCGGGATTAGCTGGCTGTTTGGTGCGCTACTTTGGGCGCTGCTCTGCTGTTTTCCGTCATTTTATTGCTCGATACCAAAACGCATTATGGTGAGCTGCCTGCTGTGCATCAGCTATACCGTTGCATTGATTATTATGCTGGTCCGTTCACGCGCCTGCCTGCAGATCACTTTCTGGCCAGCTCAGCTCCTGCTCTGCTTTCATCTGGTGTTTCATCTCTCGCGCATGTGTTTCGACAGCGGCTCTTCCGCTCACAATGCGATGGGACATAGCCCGTTTTCCAGCTACGTTATCCTGGAATCAACACTGTTTGTGATTGGCCTGACATTTACTATTCTGGCAATGGTGAATGAGCGCACGCAAATACGCTATAAACAGGCTTCGCTACGCGATCCCCTTACCAGCGTCTGGAACCGCCGTGCGTTATTTGCCCAGGCGGGGCTTGCTGAGAAAAAAAGCATGCAGAAACAGCTTCCTCTGGTCGCTATGGTCTTCGATCTGGATCATTTCAAAAGCATCAACGACCGGTATGGGCATAATCAGGGCGATCGGGTACTGCTGGATTTTTGCCGCGTCGTAGAGAAAGTTTTGCCCGCAGAATGTACCTTTTCCCGGCTGGGCGGTGAGGAATTTGCCGCGCTTTTTGTCGGTGATGTAGAGAAGGTGCGGAGTTTATGTGAAGAAATTCGGCTTCTGGCGATGGTTTCTCGCCCGGATAATATTGAATACACGGTAAGTATCGGCATTGCGGCTGGCAATACCCACAGTTTTTCATCATTGATGATGATGGCAGATAAAGCGCTTTATGAAGCTAAAGCGGGTGGACGCAACCGTATTGAGATAAAAACCACAGCGCCGCAGAGCGCGACGCTGGTGAACCTTAACCTTTAA